A DNA window from Mastomys coucha isolate ucsf_1 unplaced genomic scaffold, UCSF_Mcou_1 pScaffold21, whole genome shotgun sequence contains the following coding sequences:
- the LOC116100749 gene encoding olfactory receptor 52H1-like produces the protein MYNLSCYNPASFTLVGIPGLEKFHIWIGIPFCVIYIVAIVGNCILLYLIAVEQSLHEPMFILLSMLAGTDLILSTATVPKLLSNLWFGSKEITFSGCLTQMFFLHFSFVVDSAILLAMAFDRYVAICLPLRYNTILTPQVIVKIMVSIIVRSFSVILPDVFLLRRLPFCKTRVIPHTYCEHIGVARLSSADISINIWYGFSVPLMTVISDVILIAVSYIFILRAVFLLSSQGARQKALSTCGSHVCVILMFYTPAFFSILAHRFGHSVPRNVLILFANFYVAIPPALNPVVYGVKTKQIQDKFLLLFSLRNTQ, from the coding sequence ATGTACAACCTAAGCTGTTACAACCCAGCTTCCTTCACTCTTGTTGGCATACCGGGCTTGGAAAAGTTCCACATCTGGATCGGGATACCCTTTTGTGTCATCTACATTGTGGCTATTGTAGGCAACTGCATTCTCCTCTATCTGATTGCAGTGGAGCAGAGCCTCCACGAGCCCATGTTTATATTGCTATCCATGCTGGCCGGCACAGACCTCATCTTGTCCACTGCTACAGTACCCAAACTGCTCAGTAACCTTTGGTTTGGGTCCAAAGAAATAACCTTCTCTGGTTGTCTCACTCAGATGTTTTTCCTCCACTTTAGCTTTGTGGTGGACTCGGCTATCCTGTTAGCCATGGCGTTTGATCGCTATGTGGCTATCTGCTTACCCTTGAGGTACAACACCATCCTGACTCCACAGGTGATTGTCAAGATTATGGTGAGCATCATTGTGAGGAGCTTCTCAGTCATCCTGCCAGATGTGTTCCTGCTGAGGCGGTTGCCATTTTGCAAGACCCGTGTCATTCCTCACACATACTGTGAGCATATAGGCGTTGCAAGGCTTTCCTCTGCAGACATCTCTATCAACATCTGGTATGGGTTTTCTGTTCCCCTCATGACTGTAATCTCAGATGTCATCCTGATTGCAGTATCCTACATCTTCATCCTCCGGGCAGTTTTTCTGCTCTCTTCCCAGGGTGCCCGCCAAAAGGCCTTGAGCACATGTGGTTCCCATGTCTGTGTCATCCTCATGTTCTACACACCTGCCTTCTTCTCCATCCTTGCTCAtcgctttggtcacagtgttccTCGTAATGTTCTCATCTTATTTGCCAACTTCTATGTGGCCATCCCTCCTGCTCTAAATCCAGTTGTTTATGGAGTGAAGACCAAGCAGATCCAGGACaaattccttcttctcttctctttgagaAATACACAATGA